A window of Deltaproteobacteria bacterium genomic DNA:
CAAAAAAGGTGTCCCAGCCTGTCGTAAAGGCATGGATCAAAGGGCCGGGGGACGCCCGCCAGGCAATTGACGCCGCCCAGGGCGACAAGAGGGATTTCGAGGAAGTGCGCTTATAGCTTCATCCACCGTTTCAATCGGGAAGCCTCATGGAAAAAATCTTCGGCAACACAAGCGGCCTTTCGGCCCGCGAGGAAAACACCCTTCTGCGCTTCTACCGCAGGCAGACCCCGCCTGAGGCGATCATCCACTGGGATATGGCCTTAGCCGCTGGCCGCCTCTCCCGGGAGCTGAGGCGTCAGATAGGCTTTCTCATCGACAGGGCTGGCACGGTCCATTTCGTAATCGTGGGCGACTACAAGAGCATCCACATTCCAAGCCTCGCCGGCTACCGCTACGGCCTGGGACGCCTGAAGGGGCTTCGGTTCGTGCACACCCATCTCGACGGCGAGCCCCTCACCGAGGAGGACCTGACCGACCTCACCCTTTTGCGCCTGGATTTCACCTCTGCCATCGAGGTGGGCGACGACGGGATTCCCCGGCGCTTCCACGCGGCCCACCCGGTGCCGCACGCGGAGGGGCAGAAGCCTTACAGGGTGCTCGATCCCATACAACCCTCCGGCCTGGACCTTGGGGTAGCCACCCTGATTTCCGAGCTTGAAGGCGAGCTTGAGCGCGGTCGCCCCCAACGCGACACGGCGGACACCGCCCGAAGGGCCATCCTGGTATCGGTGACAGGGGCCTCACGCACAGAGGCATCAACCCACATGGACGAACTCGTCGAGCTGGCCAAGAGCGCGGGAATCGCCGTTGCCGGAACCGTGATCCAGCACCGGGCCCACCCGGACCCCAAGACCTTCATGGGCCAGGGGAAATTGAAGGAAATCGGAATCCTGATCCAGATGAGGGAGGCGGATCTCCTGGTTTTTGACCAGAACCTTTCGCCCTCCCAGATAAGCGCGGTGTCTGACTTCCTGGACATAGCCGTTATCGACCGCACCCAGCTCATTTTGGATATCTTCGCCCAGCGCGCCCACACCCGCGAGGGCAAACTCCAGGTGGAGCTTGCGCAACTGAAGTACCTTCTGCCCCGGCTGGTGGGCAAAAACCCGGCGCTTTCAAGGCTTGCGGGCGGCATAGGCACTCGTGGGCCGGGTGAATCCAAGCTCGAAATAGACCGCCGCAGGGCGCACGAGCGCATTGAGCGCATTGAAAAGGAACTTTCGCTTGTAAAGAAAAAGCGGGGCGTCCAGAGAGGCAAGCGTGAAAAAGCCGGGCTTCCGGTGGTCTCCATCGTCGGCTACACCAACGCGGGAAAATCCACGCTTTTAAACGTCCTCACCGGCTCGGTGGTCATAGCCGAAGACAAGCTCTTCGCCACCCTCGATCCGTCCAGCAGAAGGCTCCGCTTTCCCCGCGAGCGTGAAATCATCATCACCGACACCGTGGGTTTCATAAGGGACCTTCCCAAGGACCTTGTGGCGGCCTTTTCGGCCACCCTGGAGGAGCTTATCCACGCAGACCTTCTTCTTCACGTGATGGACGCCGAAAACCCGCGCCTCGAAGAGCAGATAGCCAGCGTGGAAAAAATCCTTGCCCAACTGGAACTGGACCGGATTCCGGTCCTAAGGGTCCTCAACAAGTGCGACCTTCTGGACCAGGAGACCATCGAAACCCTTGTGCGGCGTCACGAGGGCATGGCCGTATCCGCCAAAAACCCTGAAACCCTGCCCCCGCTTCTTTTCCGCATGGAGGAGATGCTTTTTTGCACTGGCACCCTTCCGCCGGGCCACTGCTGATCTTTCGGACGAGCTGGTGGCGGGCGCATGACAAGCGCTTTGACCTTGCGGGAAAGCCTGTGATACTAGTAAGATGACAATAAGAAAAACCTCCCTTTTCCCAACCTTTTTTAAGGAAACATCATGATTCGGGTCACCTGCCTAGGCGGAGCGGGGGGCGTTACCGGCTCCCAGTATTATCTCGAAACCAGCCGGGGGAAGAAGCTCCTGGTTGACTGCGGCATGTTCCAGGGCGGAAAGCTTCAGGAAGCCAAAAACTTCGCCCCCTGGGGATTTTCGCCAAAGGACATCCCCACCCTCATTCTCACCCACGCCCACGTGGACCACTGCGGAAGAATCCCAAAGCTCGTGAAGGACGGCTTTAACGGGAAAATCCTTGCAACCGCCCCCACCATAGACCTTTGCCGCATACTTTTGCTGGACTCGGCCCACATCCAGGAAATGAACGCCGAGTGGCAGACTATGAAAAACCGCCGCCAGGCCAAAAAGCCCGTGCCGCCCCTTTACACCACCGCCGACGCAGAACACTCCCTGGAGCACTTCAGCCCGGTGGAGCGCGACGTGGTAAAGGAAATCGAGCCGGGGGTGAGGCTAAGGCTCAGAAACGCCGGGCACATCCTTGGCTCGTGCATAGCGGAGCTTTGGATCGACGAAGGCGACGAAACCGTGAAGATCGTGTTTTCTGGCGATCTGGGCAAGGGCGACCAGCTCATCGTGCGCGACGCCCAGGAAATCTACAACGCCGATTACGTTTTCATGGAATCCACCTACGGAGACCGCTTCCACCGCTCCTTTGCCGAGAGCAAGGTCGAGCTTCTGGAGTGCATAGAATACGCGGCAAAAAACAAGGAAAAGGTGCTCATCCCGTCCTTTGCCGTGGAGCGCACCCAGGAGATTCTCTACGTCCTTTCCGAGTTTTACCGGGAAGGAAAGCTGCCGGACATCCCGGTTTACCTGGACAGCCCCCTTGCCATAAAGGCCACGGACATCTTCCGGAAATACAGGAAGGAATACGACGAGGCGGCCCAGGCGATAGTAAGCACCGGCGTCGATCCCTTTGATCTTCCCAACCTGAAGGCCACCCTCACCCCCGCCCAGTCTGCAGCCATAAACGAAAAGGACGGCCCCGCCATCGTGATAGCCGGAAACGGCATGTGCACGGCGGGCCGCATCAAGTTCCACCTGAAGTACAACCTGTGGCGTCCGGGGGCCTGCCTGGTTTTCGTGGGCTTCCAGGCGGCGGGCTCCACTGGCCGCAAGATCATCGAAGGGGCCAAGTCGGTAAAAATATTGCGGGAAATGGTGGCCGTAAAGGCCAGGGTCTCCACCATCGGCGGGTTTTCAGCCCATGCCGACCAGAACGATCTTCTGGAATGGGTGGGGCATTTCACCGAGTGCAAGCCGCGCATCTTTCTTGTCCACGGCGAAACCGGGGCCAAGGAGGTCCTGTCCGAAAAGATCACCCAGCAGTTCGGGCTCTCCGTCCACGTGCCGGTCGCCGGGGAATCCCTCCTTCTTTCGCCCAGGGACCTCAAGGTTGAAAAGCCCGAACAGGTGGCGGTTGAGGAGGAAAGCATGGACACCATGCACAACGAGCTGGTGGACATGGAAAACCTCTTGCGCCAGATCAAAAAGGAGCTTCCCGAACGCTGGAGCCGGGTAAAGGATGGCGACCACGGCCTCGAGCGCCTCCAGTTCATCCACGAGGAGCTGAGAAGCCTCCTGAATCACGAAAACGGAGCCTGATGACGCATGGCGGCGGAGTCATCATACGCCTTCCACAAGGAAGATGACGGCGGCATGGTCCTGGCCTTTTCGGGAAGCCTCGACCACGACGCCCACGGGCGCTTTTCGCTCGTTCTGCGCAAGGCCCTTGCCGCCAACAAAAAGGCCGCCGTAAGCCTGGACCTGACGGAGGTGACCCATCTGGATGATTTCGGGGCCCTTCTGGTGGATGACGCCATCAACACGATCTTGAAGGCTGGCGGCACCTGCCCGGAAATCAGGGCGTCGGGCGAGGTGCGGGACGTCTTGGACCTTTTCAAGCTCTCCGAGGCCAGCAAGGCCCCCCTGGCGCCCAAGAACCGCCTGCCCAACCCTGTTATACGGCTTGGGGGCGCTGTTCTGGACGGGCTGGCCCAGTACCGGGACATCGCCCGCTATACCGGCTCCATCGTGTTCTGCCTTTTCTACGCCCTGGCCCATCCCCGCTCGGTGCGCTGGGGCGACGTCATCACCTCCATGCGCCAGGTGGGGGTGGACGCGGTCCCCATAGTGGGGCTCATCAGCTTTCTCTTGGGCTTCATCATAGCCTTCATGTCCTCGGCCCAGCTTGCCCCTTTCGGCGGCAACCTCTTTGTGGCGAGCCTCGTGAGCCTTGCCATGGTGCGCGAGCTTTCCCCCATCATGACCGCCATAGTGGTGTCCGGCAGATCGGGCTCGGCCTTCGCCTCGGAAATCGGCACCATGAAAATCAACGAGGAGGTTAACGCCTTAGCCGTGATGGGATTCGACCCGGTGCTCTTCCTGGTCATTCCCAAACTTCTGGGCTCCTTCGTGGTGGTTCCCATCCTGACTCTTTTTTCCTGCCTTTTCGGCGTGTTCGGGGGGCTGGTGGTGGGTCTTCTGGTGCTAAACCTCACCTATGAAACCTACATCAACCAGACCATCAAGTACCTTGAGATGAACCAC
This region includes:
- the hflX gene encoding GTPase HflX, with the protein product MEKIFGNTSGLSAREENTLLRFYRRQTPPEAIIHWDMALAAGRLSRELRRQIGFLIDRAGTVHFVIVGDYKSIHIPSLAGYRYGLGRLKGLRFVHTHLDGEPLTEEDLTDLTLLRLDFTSAIEVGDDGIPRRFHAAHPVPHAEGQKPYRVLDPIQPSGLDLGVATLISELEGELERGRPQRDTADTARRAILVSVTGASRTEASTHMDELVELAKSAGIAVAGTVIQHRAHPDPKTFMGQGKLKEIGILIQMREADLLVFDQNLSPSQISAVSDFLDIAVIDRTQLILDIFAQRAHTREGKLQVELAQLKYLLPRLVGKNPALSRLAGGIGTRGPGESKLEIDRRRAHERIERIEKELSLVKKKRGVQRGKREKAGLPVVSIVGYTNAGKSTLLNVLTGSVVIAEDKLFATLDPSSRRLRFPREREIIITDTVGFIRDLPKDLVAAFSATLEELIHADLLLHVMDAENPRLEEQIASVEKILAQLELDRIPVLRVLNKCDLLDQETIETLVRRHEGMAVSAKNPETLPPLLFRMEEMLFCTGTLPPGHC
- a CDS encoding MBL fold metallo-hydrolase — protein: MIRVTCLGGAGGVTGSQYYLETSRGKKLLVDCGMFQGGKLQEAKNFAPWGFSPKDIPTLILTHAHVDHCGRIPKLVKDGFNGKILATAPTIDLCRILLLDSAHIQEMNAEWQTMKNRRQAKKPVPPLYTTADAEHSLEHFSPVERDVVKEIEPGVRLRLRNAGHILGSCIAELWIDEGDETVKIVFSGDLGKGDQLIVRDAQEIYNADYVFMESTYGDRFHRSFAESKVELLECIEYAAKNKEKVLIPSFAVERTQEILYVLSEFYREGKLPDIPVYLDSPLAIKATDIFRKYRKEYDEAAQAIVSTGVDPFDLPNLKATLTPAQSAAINEKDGPAIVIAGNGMCTAGRIKFHLKYNLWRPGACLVFVGFQAAGSTGRKIIEGAKSVKILREMVAVKARVSTIGGFSAHADQNDLLEWVGHFTECKPRIFLVHGETGAKEVLSEKITQQFGLSVHVPVAGESLLLSPRDLKVEKPEQVAVEEESMDTMHNELVDMENLLRQIKKELPERWSRVKDGDHGLERLQFIHEELRSLLNHENGA
- a CDS encoding ABC transporter permease, whose translation is MAAESSYAFHKEDDGGMVLAFSGSLDHDAHGRFSLVLRKALAANKKAAVSLDLTEVTHLDDFGALLVDDAINTILKAGGTCPEIRASGEVRDVLDLFKLSEASKAPLAPKNRLPNPVIRLGGAVLDGLAQYRDIARYTGSIVFCLFYALAHPRSVRWGDVITSMRQVGVDAVPIVGLISFLLGFIIAFMSSAQLAPFGGNLFVASLVSLAMVRELSPIMTAIVVSGRSGSAFASEIGTMKINEEVNALAVMGFDPVLFLVIPKLLGSFVVVPILTLFSCLFGVFGGLVVGLLVLNLTYETYINQTIKYLEMNHIIWAVGKGAFFSVLISWIGCLRGFQVRGGAVAVGAAATSAVVSGIFLVIFWDSIFAFIQLYWD